One Dreissena polymorpha isolate Duluth1 chromosome 9, UMN_Dpol_1.0, whole genome shotgun sequence genomic window carries:
- the LOC127845790 gene encoding uncharacterized protein LOC127845790 isoform X2, translating to MNMQQLSNNLQTIVGELNKFKSKQEASIQSVEVSCNEKLQEIKDIRKKLNAALDALENTTLKELDEIRTTLQTSLKKDNDNCIKLKDDLQKLIEAVNGLCDKSKKELEFIASRKCLDKIQESESYLKENPVKVQSFIFHANADIEQYLSKQSSLGKIVDSMPSLNFNMNPDQVLTVKRLEYTVSIPNDTSKPYCIGICSLPSGHVIVADYHNQKVKLLDQHYNVSSHCDVSGNPYDICNITSSEVAVTVGKNVQFISVSNGQLVSGRKILLQHDANGIAHHEGALYITSGTALYHYSMTGTLVKKLFEDARGSFTVFYCAVNPAGDRIYVTNLFQHKLITLATDGTLISTFTDPELIHPRCVMVTPVGQVLICGCSSHTVIQVDREGTKRLATLASQKDGLSQPASVCYNTNTHQIIVGLSNNSKIIVMDLQ from the exons ATGAATATGCAACAGTTGTCAAACAATCTTCAAACTATTGTTGGTGAACTAAATAAGTTTAAGAGTAAACaagaggccagcattcagtcCGTGGAAGTATCATGTAATGAAAAACTACAAGAAATAAAAGACATTCGAAAGAAATTAAATGCTGCATTGGATGCACTAGAAAATACAACAttaaaagaattggatgaaattcGGACCACATTGCAAACCTCTCTTAAGAAAGATAATGACAACTGTATCAAACTGAAAGATGACTTGCAAAAACTCATTGAAGCTGTAAATGGCCTTTGTGATAagagcaagaaagaacttgagtTCATAGCCAGCAGAAAATGTTTGGACAAAATACAAGAGTCAGAGTCATATCTGAAGGAGAACCCTGTAAAGGTGCAGAGTTTTATATTCCATGCAAACGCTGACATTGAGCAGTACCTGTCTAAACAGTCTAGTCTAGGGAAGATTGTAGACAGTATGCCATCTCTAAATTTCAATATGAATCCAGACCAGGTGTTAACTGTGAAGAGATTGGAGTATACTGTAAGCATACCGAACGACACAAGTAAGCCTTACTGCATTGGCATTTGCAGCCTGCCTAGTGGCCATGTCATTGTTgcagattatcataatcaaaaAGTGAAGCTTTTGGACCAGCATTACAACGTGTCCAGTCACTGTGATGTGTCTGGTAATCCATATGACATTTGCAATATCACATCCAGTGAGGTGGCTGTGACTGTTGGTAAAAATGTCCAGTTTATATCTGTGAGCAATGGGCAATTGGTGAGTGGGAGGAAGATTTTATTACAGCATGATGCCAACGGTATCGCCCACCATGAGGGAGCGTTGTATATCACCTCTGGAACTGCCCTGTACCACTACAGTATGACTGGAACACTTGTGAAAAAGCTGTTTGAGGATGCAAGAGGCTCTTTTAcag TGTTTTACTGCGCAGTGAATCCTGCTGGTGACAGGATCTATGTCACCAACCTCTTTCAGCACAAGCTCATTACTCTGGCTACAGATGGAACTCTGATATCCACCTTTACAGACCCTGAACTAATACACCCAAGGTGTGTAATGGTAACACCTGTAGGACAAGTGTTGATCTGCGGATGCAGCTCCCATACTGTCATACAGGTGGATCGTGAGGGAACAAAGAGACTGGCAACTTTGGCTTCACAAAAAGATGGACTCAGCCAACCAGCCTCTGTCTGCTACAACACCAACACTCACCAGATCATTGTTGGTCTAAGTAATAACAGTAAAATCATTGTTATGGACTTGCAATAG